Proteins from a single region of Triticum urartu cultivar G1812 unplaced genomic scaffold, Tu2.1 TuUngrouped_contig_5305, whole genome shotgun sequence:
- the LOC125529050 gene encoding inorganic phosphate transporter 1-2-like, translating into MATEQLNVLKALDVAKTQLYHFKAVVIAGMGFFTDAYDLFCIALVTKLLGRIYYTDPALNEPGHLPANVSAAVNGVALCGTLAGQLFFGWLGDKLGRKSVYGFTLILMVLCSIASGLSFGHEAKGVMGTLCFFRFWLGFGVGGDYPLSATIMSEYANKKTRGTFIAAVFAMQGFGILFGTIVTIIVSSAFRHAFPAPPFYIDAAASIGPEADYVWRIIVMFGTIPAALTYYWRMKMPETARYTALIAGNTKQATSDMSKVLNKEISEENVQGERATGDTWGLFSRQFMKRHGVHLLATTSTWFLLDVAFYSQNLFQKDIFTKIGWIPPAKTMNALEELYRIARAQALIALCGTVPGYWFTVAFIDIIGRFWIQLMGFTMMTIFMLAIAIPYDYLVKPGHHTGFVVLYGLTFFFANFGPNSTTFIVPAEIFPARLRSTCHGISAATGKAGAIIGAFGFLYASQDQKKPETGYSRGIGMRNALFVLAGTNFLGLLFSLLVPESKGKSLEELSKENVGDDDSIAPTGV; encoded by the coding sequence ATGGCGACTGAACAGCTCAACGTGTTGAAAGCACTGGACGTTGCCAAGACGCAACTGTACCATTTCAAGGCCGTAGTGATCGCCGGCATGGGCTTCTTCACGGACGCCTACGACCTCTTCTGCATCGCCCTCGTCACCAAGCTGCTGGGACGCATCTACTACACCGACCCTGCCCTCAATGAGCCCGGCCACCTCCCGGCAAACGTGTCAGCCGCCGTGAACGGCGTGGCCCTATGCGGCACACTTGCCGGCCAGCTCTTCTTCGGCTGGCTCGGTGACAAGCTCGGCCGCAAGAGCGTCTACGGCTTCACGCTCATCCTCATGGTCCTCTGCTCCATCGCGTCTGGGCTCTCGTTTGGACACGAGGCCAAGGGCGTAATGGGGACGCTATGTTTCTTCCGCTTCTGGCTCGGCTTCGGCGTCGGCGGCGACTATCCTCTCAGCGCCACCATCATGTCGGAGTATGCTAACAAGAAGACCCGCGGCACCTTTATCGCCGCCGTGTTTGCCATGCAGGGGTTTGGCATCCTATTTGGTACTATCGTCACGATCATCGTCTCGTCCGCATTCCGACATGCATTCCCTGCACCGCCATTCTACATCGACGCCGCGGCGTCCATCGGCCCGGAGGCCGACTACGTGTGGCGCATCATCGTCATGTTCGGCACCATCCCGGCTGCCCTGACCTACTACTGGCGCATGAAGATGCCCGAAACTGCGCGGTACACAGCACTCATCGCCGGCAACACGAAGCAAGCCACATCAGACATGTCCAAGGTGCTCAACAAGGAGATCTCAGAGGAGAACGTGCAGGGTGAGCGGGCCACCGGTGATACCTGGGGCCTCTTCTCCCGACAGTTCATGAAGCGCCACGGGGTGCACTTGCTAGCGACCACAAGCACTTGGTTCCTACTCGATGTGGCCTTCTACAGCCAGAACCTGTTCCAGAAGGACATCTTCACCAAGATCGGGTGGATCCCGCCGGCCAAGACTATGAATGCATTGGAGGAGTTGTACCGCATCGCCCGCGCCCAAGCGCTCATCGCGCTCTGTGGCACCGTGCCTGGCTACTGGTTCACCGTCGCCTTCATCGACATCATTGGGAGGTTTTGGATCCAGCTCATGGGATTCACCATGATGACCATTTTCATGCTAGCAATCGCCATACCGTACGACTACTTGGTGAAGCCAGGGCATCACACCGGCTTTGTCGTGCTCTACGGGCTCACTTTCTTCTTCGCCAACTTCGGCCCCAACAGCACAACCTTCATCGTGCCAGCTGAGATCTTCCCTGCGAGGCTCCGATCCACATGCCACGGTATCTCTGCTGCTACCGGTAAGGCAGGCGCGATCATCGGTGCATTCGGGTTCCTGTATGCGTCACAGGACCAGAAGAAGCCTGAGACCGGCTACTCACGGGGAATCGGCATGCGCAACGCTCTCTTCGTGCTCGCGGGCACAAACTTCCTGGGTCTGCTCTTTTCGCTGCTGGTGCCGGAGTCCAAGGGCAAGTCGCTGGAGGAGCTCTCCAAGGAGAACGTTGGCGACGATGACTCCATTGCCCCAACTGGTGTCTAG